TTTAAGCCGTTTGGTTACATTTTGTGACTTTACATGAACATCGAAAACTGAATCATTTGTCTGTTGCAGGATCAAATAAACATGGCTGAAGTCAAGTATCCGCTAGACCATTTTAAGGTATGCAAAGGCAACTCATGGTATCACTATAACTAAAATTAATATTTTGCTAGTTCTTGGACCTTGAGATCTAACCAAAGACGGTTTGCGGTATGACTTTTTAAGAAAATCATATTAGTCTGTGGCTAAGGTATCTATAGAAGTAAGTTTGAGGTAAATCTAAGCTAAATCATTTGCCGGTTTTATCTAGGAAGGGGAAGACACCTCTTTGATAATTTAGTTAACTATAAGCTTGTGAACCTTTCATGGATTTGAAAGATGGTCTATTCACTTGCAGACGTTCAATGAATTCTTCATACGGGAGTTAAAGCCTGGTGCAAGACCAATTGCGTGCACTGATAGGGATGATGTTGCTGTATCAGCTGCTGATTGTCGATTAATGGCGTTTCAGTCGGTAGATGATAGCACGCGGTTCTGGATTAAGGTAAACCGGCCTCTTCAGTAGCTATAATATAACAATTCTACAAGCTCCGCATCTGTAACAAATGATTAACTCTTAAGATAAGTGATGCAGCTGATAATTGCTTTATTTCTAAAATATTCAATCGTTTTCAATATTTTGTAGGGCCGCAAGTTCTCAATTACAGGCCTCCTTGGGAAGGATGTGGATTCAGATGCTTTCCTTGATGGATCTTTGGTGATATTCCGATTGGCTCCACAGGTGCGACAAGACTGCATGTTTCATGTCTTTCGACCTAAAGCTAGAATGTTACAGTCGTTTTTGTTCCATCTCTTTATCATGCATTTATTGATCTGTTACAGGACTATCATCGTTTTCATTCTCCTGTTTCGGGCGTCATTGAAAAGTTTGTTGACGTCCCTGGAAGCTTATACACAGTATGTACTTAACTCATCTCCCTTTTTAAGTTGAAGAGTTTCCAATTTTCTCTTCCTTTTCTTATTTTTGTTTCCTTGCTTTTTAGGTTAATCCGATTGCAGTGAATAGCAAGTACTGTAATGTGTTCACTGAGAATAAACGGACCGTCGTAATGATATCAACAGCAGAGTTTGGAAAGGTATGTCATCTGCTCATTATCTTCCTTCTCTGTGTGCTGAAGCAAATTATATCTCAGCTGTCACTGTGCTTGTTGCTTTGAACTCATTGGTGCTGTAGTTTATACACGGAGCTGTATAATGAAATCTGAACTTATTACGAAACTTGACATCACCTTATTGTCTGTAACAGGTCGCATTTGTTGCGATTGGAGCTACAATGGTTGGTAGCATCACCTTCGTTAGAAAAGAGGGAGACCACATAAAGAAAGGGGACGAGGTAACAGTTCTGTATTTTTTTTTTAAATTTATTTGAAAAGATGCGGAATAGCTTTTTATGCAAGCGAGTACTAATTTAACTTTCTACCTTTTTTCTAGCTTGGTTACTTTTCATTTGGTGGAAGCACAGTTATATGCGTCTTTGAAAAGGTAAGCTTCTAACTTGCACCACTATGATAATACTGTATACTTAAATATTTTCGAAGAAAGAATTGAAGTATAAGCTTCCACTACCATAGAAATTGAGTTTCTTGATTCGAAAATTTTGTGACGAAATACCATACATGCTCATAATACTATATCCCTAGATGAGTGCCTGCATCTGCACCACCAACCTTACCTTTCACGTGACACGTATTGCAGGACTCGATTAAGCTTGATGAGGATCTCCTAGCTAACAGCGCTAGGTCCTTGGAGACATTAGTTACTGTTGGAATGCAACTAGGTGTCTCCTTTCCAAAGCTGGAAAACTGTTCTCTTGAATCCTGAACTGCTTCAAACTCAAAGATACTGATGATCTGCTTCGGTTTGGTTTGCTTTGTTTTAGTTTTCTTTTTTTTTTTCCGTGAGAAACTCAAATCCTCTTTTGTTTGATACTCAGTGACTTTGTTCTGTATACATAAACACCAGTATGTCCCGGGCATTGGTACTTGTTAATATTTACTGTGTTTCGTTTATTTTTAATGCTAGGTGACAATTTTACATGCAAATAGGGCGAAACACATGTCATGTCTTCTTTATAACTGTTCTATTAAAGAGGCTTTCTCTGCATCTCTCTTTCTTTTTCACCTAACTCTCTCCATTTGTAAATCTCATTCTCTGTTGAGCTGAGTTCACTAAAATCAGAAATGGTGTGGACGAAGGCTAAGGTTAATCTAGCTTTGTCTCTGGTCATAGTTTTCATCGGCATCTCTGTTGCTGATCTCAAAGTCGGGTTTTACTCCAATACATGCCCTCAAGCCGAGTCAATCGTCAAAAGAGTTGTCTCGGGAGCTTCGCTTTCCGACCCAAACCTCCCAGCTATACTTCTCCGCCTCCATTTTCACGATTGCTTTGTCGAGGTACAAAGCAACTTTCCTTCTCCGTCACTGCTTTCCTTCAGAAGTTTTTAACACACACTTTCAGGGATGTGACGGGTCGATCCTCGTGGACAACGGAGCAATCTCTGAGAAGTTTGCATTCGGGCATGAAGGCGTTAGAGGATTTGAGATAATAGAAGCCGCCAAGGCCGAGCTTGAAGCTGCATGCCCTGGTGTTGTCTCGTGCGCAGACATTGTTGCCTTGGCTGCACGTGATGCAATATCTTTGGTAACAAAAAAAAATGAAAACCTTCTGATCTTTCTTTATACACTTCTCCGTTGTGATCGATTCATCATATACAGGCGAATGGACCGGCGTATGAGGTGCCAACAGGAAGAAGAGACGGTCGGGTTTCGAACTTGTCGCTGGCTAAGGACATGCCTGATGTAAGTGACTCGATTGAGATACTTAAGGATAAGTTCATGCGGAAGGGACTCCACGCAAAAGAACTCGTCCTTCTCAGTGGTTTGTGTCTCTTCTTCTTCTTCTTCTTTTATTCTTTCTCATTCATGTTTGTTTGGTGGTTTCGAGTTGCTCAAGGTTTTTGGTACGAAGTCTAAGTTTCATTTCCGAAATCCGTGATGAGTTTTGCATATTTCTTCCTTTCTTCGCATTGATGTCACGTGACTAAATTACTGGATTTTTCCAAACTATGTCAGTAATATTTTCTTCAGGAAAAGAAAGGTTTTGTGAAAATTTTAGATGATGAATTTGTGAAATAAAATCTCTGAATCTATACTTTTTCTAGT
This sequence is a window from Brassica oleracea var. oleracea cultivar TO1000 chromosome C1, BOL, whole genome shotgun sequence. Protein-coding genes within it:
- the LOC106313934 gene encoding peroxidase 43, translating into MVWTKAKVNLALSLVIVFIGISVADLKVGFYSNTCPQAESIVKRVVSGASLSDPNLPAILLRLHFHDCFVEGCDGSILVDNGAISEKFAFGHEGVRGFEIIEAAKAELEAACPGVVSCADIVALAARDAISLANGPAYEVPTGRRDGRVSNLSLAKDMPDVSDSIEILKDKFMRKGLHAKELVLLSAAHTIGTTACFFMTKRLYNFLPGGQPDPTINPVFLPELTTQCPQNGDINTRIPMDRSSERLFDQQILQNIKDGFAVLQTDAGLYEDVATRQIVNSYVGLLNPLFGPSFESDFVKAMVKMGKINLKTGSNGEIRRVCSAFN